One bacterium DNA segment encodes these proteins:
- a CDS encoding YidC/Oxa1 family membrane protein insertase, whose protein sequence is MSVLNPIVETLNAVLRFLYGFAHDYTVAIILLTLLVKLVLHPLTRVQLRSMKAMQTLAPQMEALRGKYRDDPRALNREMMALYRAHNVNPLGGILPTLVQIPILWALFQLLVRKGLFGDATVFGIPWMRLDEAPWNKISHALPNHPEWLLLLVFPALVAITTLWQQRLTIQDPRQAKLFAVMPILIGVFAVNYQIGLSVYWIVSTVAYIGE, encoded by the coding sequence TTGAGTGTCCTTAATCCGATCGTCGAGACGTTGAACGCCGTCTTAAGATTTCTCTATGGGTTCGCGCATGACTACACCGTGGCCATCATTCTCCTCACGCTCCTCGTCAAGCTTGTCCTGCACCCTCTCACCCGCGTGCAGTTGCGCTCGATGAAGGCGATGCAAACCCTGGCCCCACAGATGGAAGCCCTCAGGGGCAAGTACCGGGATGATCCGCGGGCGCTCAACCGAGAGATGATGGCGCTCTATCGTGCTCACAACGTGAATCCCCTGGGGGGCATTCTCCCGACGCTTGTGCAGATCCCGATCTTGTGGGCGCTCTTCCAGTTGCTGGTCAGAAAAGGATTGTTCGGCGATGCCACCGTCTTTGGGATCCCCTGGATGCGTCTCGACGAGGCGCCGTGGAACAAGATCTCTCATGCCCTGCCCAACCACCCTGAGTGGCTCCTCCTGCTGGTGTTCCCCGCATTGGTGGCGATCACGACGTTGTGGCAGCAGCGATTGACCATACAAGACCCGCGGCAGGCAAAACTATTCGCTGTTATGCCGATCCTGATCGGCGTTTTCGCGGTCAATTATCAGATCGGGCTGTCCGTATACTGGATCGTGTCCACCGTTGCGTATATCGGCGAGTA